A window from Pseudomonas sp. MRSN 12121 encodes these proteins:
- a CDS encoding sigma-54-dependent Fis family transcriptional regulator yields the protein MQLLTLPPSPALATSIRATAQVFEDPKSQALLAHLQQVAPSEASVLIIGETGTGKELVARHIHNLSARRNRPFVAVNCGAFSESLVEAELFGHEKGAFTGALSAKAGWFEEANGGTLFLDEIGDLPMAIQVKLLRVLQEREVVRLGSRKSIPIDVRVLAATNVQLEKAINAGHFREDLYYRLDVVSLELSPLRERPGDILPLTRHFIEAYSQRLGYGAITISSEAEHKLRSYSWPGNIRELENVIHHTLLICRDGVIERDDLRLSNMRIERQDDHHHSHDDSAEALLERAFHKLFEEQAGALHEKVEDALLRAAYRFSHYNQVHTANLLGLSRNVTRTRLIKIGELAVNKRRPAEHPHSHERTLQLSI from the coding sequence ATGCAGCTTTTGACCTTACCGCCCTCGCCCGCCCTGGCCACCTCGATCCGGGCCACCGCCCAGGTGTTCGAGGACCCGAAATCCCAGGCGCTGCTGGCGCATCTGCAGCAGGTCGCGCCCAGCGAAGCCAGCGTGCTGATCATCGGCGAAACCGGTACCGGCAAGGAGCTGGTGGCGCGCCATATCCACAACCTCAGCGCCCGGCGCAACCGGCCGTTCGTGGCGGTGAACTGTGGCGCGTTTTCCGAATCGCTGGTGGAGGCCGAACTGTTCGGCCATGAGAAAGGCGCCTTCACCGGCGCCTTGAGCGCCAAGGCCGGCTGGTTCGAGGAGGCCAACGGCGGCACCCTGTTCCTCGACGAGATCGGCGACCTGCCGATGGCGATCCAGGTGAAACTGTTGCGGGTGCTGCAGGAACGCGAAGTGGTGCGCCTGGGTTCGCGCAAGAGCATCCCCATCGATGTGCGGGTGCTGGCGGCGACCAACGTGCAACTGGAGAAAGCCATCAACGCCGGGCATTTCCGCGAGGACCTGTACTACCGCCTGGACGTGGTCAGCCTGGAACTGAGCCCGCTGCGCGAACGCCCCGGCGACATCCTGCCGCTGACCCGGCATTTCATCGAGGCCTACAGCCAGCGCCTGGGCTACGGCGCCATCACCATCAGCAGCGAGGCCGAGCACAAGCTGCGCAGCTACAGCTGGCCGGGCAATATCCGCGAGCTGGAAAACGTCATCCACCACACCCTGCTGATCTGCCGCGACGGCGTGATCGAGCGGGACGACCTGCGCCTGTCGAACATGCGCATCGAGCGCCAGGACGACCATCACCACAGCCACGACGATTCAGCCGAAGCCCTGCTGGAGCGGGCCTTTCACAAGCTCTTCGAGGAGCAGGCCGGGGCCCTGCATGAAAAAGTCGAGGATGCGTTGTTGCGTGCGGCCTACCGCTTCAGCCACTACAACCAGGTGCACACCGCCAACCTGCTGGGCCTGAGCCGCAACGTCACCCGTACCCGGCTGATCAAGATCGGCGAACTGGCGGTGAACAAGCGCCGCCCGGCGGAACACCCCCACTCGCACGAACGCACCCTGCAACTGTCGATCTAG
- a CDS encoding DUF6162 family protein, with protein sequence MSTTTQVVRPAGAGHETLYVLLLCLLILGVAGAVVLWRGEPREVASVASHQLDARRDLTAGEQGIYADLRVTLDEIRLLHEEAQALPTPGQLAEEGFAPFAQDASSVSRGGHAWQLRQQAYVGLSQDNAVAGSFLLRIAADPAAAPDIWLNRAPALAVPDDFSDTALASAGWQQVVAQFDAGVTRQHRH encoded by the coding sequence ATGAGTACCACCACCCAAGTCGTGCGCCCGGCGGGCGCCGGTCACGAAACCCTCTACGTCCTGCTGCTGTGCCTGTTGATCCTCGGCGTGGCCGGTGCCGTGGTGCTCTGGCGCGGCGAACCCCGCGAGGTGGCCAGCGTCGCCAGCCACCAGCTGGACGCACGCCGCGACCTGACCGCCGGCGAACAGGGCATCTATGCCGACCTGCGGGTGACCCTCGACGAAATCCGCCTGTTGCACGAGGAAGCCCAGGCCCTGCCGACGCCCGGGCAACTGGCCGAGGAAGGTTTCGCGCCCTTCGCCCAGGACGCCAGCTCGGTCAGCCGTGGCGGGCACGCCTGGCAACTGCGCCAGCAGGCCTATGTCGGCCTCAGCCAGGACAATGCCGTCGCCGGCTCGTTTTTGCTGCGCATCGCCGCCGACCCGGCCGCCGCACCGGATATCTGGCTCAACCGCGCGCCCGCCCTCGCCGTTCCCGACGACTTCAGCGACACCGCCCTGGCCAGTGCCGGCTGGCAGCAGGTGGTCGCGCAATTCGATGCCGGAGTGACCCGCCAGCATCGCCACTGA
- a CDS encoding MetQ/NlpA family ABC transporter substrate-binding protein, which yields MKKTLALLAAVLSLSVHANEKLVVGATPVPHAEILEFVKPELAKEGVDLDIKVFTDFIQPNQQLALKHLDANYYQYRPFLDDFNKTRHTDLVPVVGVHIEPFGAYSTRIHSIAELKDGASVSIPNDPVNAGRALVLLHEAGLIRLKDPSNTLATQRDIVDNPRHLKIRELEGALLARSVSQVDLAFVFANYALEAGIDTNSALIVEKGKDLYIEFLVARPDNLNDPGLQKLAKALNSDAVRQFILTRYKGQIAPGF from the coding sequence ATGAAGAAGACCCTGGCCCTGTTGGCCGCCGTACTGTCCTTGAGCGTTCATGCCAACGAGAAACTGGTGGTAGGCGCCACCCCGGTGCCCCACGCGGAGATCCTCGAATTCGTCAAACCCGAGCTGGCCAAGGAAGGCGTGGACCTGGACATCAAGGTGTTCACCGATTTCATCCAGCCCAACCAGCAACTGGCCTTGAAGCACCTCGACGCCAACTATTACCAGTACCGGCCGTTCCTCGACGATTTCAACAAGACCCGGCACACCGACCTGGTGCCGGTGGTGGGGGTGCATATCGAGCCGTTCGGCGCCTATTCGACGCGGATCCACAGCATCGCCGAACTCAAGGACGGCGCCAGCGTGTCGATCCCCAACGACCCGGTGAACGCCGGCCGCGCCCTGGTGCTGTTGCACGAAGCCGGGCTGATCAGGCTCAAGGACCCGAGCAACACCCTGGCCACCCAGCGCGACATCGTCGACAACCCGCGGCACCTGAAGATCCGTGAGCTGGAAGGCGCGCTGCTGGCGCGGTCGGTGAGCCAGGTGGACCTGGCGTTCGTGTTCGCCAACTACGCCCTGGAGGCCGGGATCGATACCAACAGCGCGTTGATCGTGGAGAAGGGCAAGGATCTGTACATCGAGTTCCTGGTGGCCCGGCCGGACAACCTCAACGACCCGGGCCTCCAGAAACTGGCCAAGGCCCTGAATTCCGATGCGGTGCGCCAGTTCATCCTCACCCGCTACAAAGGCCAGATCGCCCCGGGGTTCTGA
- a CDS encoding VOC family protein — protein sequence MSVKPIPEGYAGVTPYLGIAQAAQAIEFYKKAFGAIQTLRLDMPDGSVGHAELRIGNCPIMLGSPCDQGPLSSPDQSPSVGLHLYVEDVDRQFAQAVAAGAQVVSEVKDQFYGDRSGTLKDPFGHLWFIATHKEDLSEEQIRQRAMEMFQQQ from the coding sequence ATGAGCGTCAAACCTATCCCCGAGGGCTATGCCGGCGTCACGCCCTACCTGGGGATCGCCCAGGCTGCCCAGGCTATCGAGTTCTACAAGAAAGCCTTCGGCGCGATCCAGACCCTGCGCCTGGACATGCCCGACGGCAGTGTCGGCCATGCCGAGCTGCGCATCGGCAACTGCCCGATCATGCTCGGCAGCCCCTGCGACCAGGGGCCGCTGAGCAGTCCCGACCAATCGCCTTCCGTGGGCCTGCACCTGTACGTCGAAGACGTCGACCGGCAGTTCGCCCAGGCCGTCGCCGCCGGCGCCCAGGTGGTGTCCGAGGTTAAGGACCAGTTCTACGGCGACCGCAGCGGCACCCTGAAAGACCCGTTCGGCCACCTGTGGTTCATCGCCACCCACAAGGAGGACCTGAGCGAGGAACAGATCAGGCAACGGGCCATGGAGATGTTTCAGCAGCAATAA
- a CDS encoding PepSY domain-containing protein has protein sequence MSKKSRSKIWFLVHSWLALPIWFFVLIVCVTGTLAVVSQEIVWLANPDIRASKPTDDAQPLSYDQIVQAIRQAEPQTLVESISTPDESHFALTVGVSYPDGRSVDVYVNPYTGVIQGISPAFNFQAFTRALHGWWLVPFTNGYSWGWYLVSLLGLPMLASLVTGLVVYKKFWKGFLKPTLRLRHGARIFWGDFHRLSGIWSIWFIAVISITGTWFLIEAALSDNQISISSEPIVPVIARDSVPLSSDGRPAPMIGIDQAIRIATDKIPGFEVGFVSLPSNAYSHLFVSGRGWYPLMYQTANLNPYSGTVDTAHLLSHRTPLEFVTESMRPLHTGDFGGIWIKLIWCFFGLLLSMMVLSGLLIWTKRTALATAAALKRSHQAPRPAVAPRPVAALHTDTPEGNL, from the coding sequence ATGTCGAAGAAGTCCCGCTCGAAAATCTGGTTCCTCGTTCACAGCTGGCTGGCGCTGCCCATCTGGTTCTTTGTGCTGATCGTCTGCGTCACCGGCACCCTGGCCGTGGTCAGCCAGGAGATCGTCTGGCTGGCCAACCCGGACATCCGCGCCAGCAAACCCACCGACGACGCCCAGCCGCTGAGCTACGACCAGATCGTCCAGGCCATCCGGCAGGCCGAGCCGCAGACCCTGGTGGAAAGCATCAGCACCCCCGACGAATCCCATTTCGCCCTGACCGTGGGCGTCAGCTACCCCGACGGCCGTTCGGTCGATGTCTATGTCAATCCCTACACCGGCGTCATCCAGGGCATCAGCCCGGCGTTCAACTTCCAGGCCTTCACCCGCGCCCTGCACGGCTGGTGGCTGGTGCCCTTCACCAATGGCTACAGCTGGGGCTGGTACCTGGTGTCGCTGCTCGGCCTGCCGATGCTGGCGTCCCTGGTCACAGGCCTGGTGGTCTACAAGAAGTTCTGGAAAGGCTTTCTCAAGCCGACCCTGCGCCTGCGCCATGGCGCGCGGATCTTCTGGGGCGATTTCCATCGCCTGAGCGGTATCTGGTCGATCTGGTTCATCGCGGTGATCTCCATCACCGGCACCTGGTTCCTGATCGAGGCGGCGCTCAGCGACAACCAGATCAGCATTTCCAGCGAGCCCATCGTGCCGGTGATCGCCCGCGACAGCGTGCCGCTGTCCAGCGATGGCCGCCCGGCGCCGATGATCGGCATCGACCAGGCCATCCGCATCGCCACCGACAAGATCCCGGGCTTCGAAGTCGGCTTCGTCAGCCTGCCGAGCAACGCCTACAGCCACCTGTTCGTCAGCGGCCGCGGCTGGTACCCGCTGATGTACCAGACCGCCAACCTCAACCCCTACTCCGGCACCGTGGATACCGCGCACCTGCTGTCCCATCGCACGCCGCTGGAGTTCGTCACCGAGTCCATGCGCCCGTTGCACACCGGGGACTTCGGCGGGATCTGGATCAAGCTGATCTGGTGCTTCTTCGGCCTGCTGCTGAGCATGATGGTGCTCAGCGGCCTGCTGATCTGGACCAAACGCACCGCCCTGGCCACCGCCGCCGCGCTCAAACGCAGTCACCAGGCGCCGCGCCCCGCCGTCGCCCCACGCCCAGTGGCGGCCCTGCACACCGACACCCCGGAGGGCAACCTGTGA
- a CDS encoding SfnB family sulfur acquisition oxidoreductase — MPALPESAAYPIHAPAAHVIRDAAEALAVAERVAAALLEGAAERDRTRQVPAQVVDLYSNSGLWGISVPRAFGGAEVSHAVLARVIAIISAADPSLGQIPQNHYCLLEDIRLQGTAEQQAHFFALALQGHRFANALSETGGKHVQDIQASVRRYGDEYRIDARKGYCTGSLYAHWLAVLALDEEQKAQLAFVERGTPGLVVLDDWDSMGQRTTSSGTVLTQDLRVPAFNLFPTYRSYETPTLAGPFAQLTTAAIDAGIARAALRDTIAFVQQHARPWIDAGVDKASEDPLTIIQVGALDIRLEAAEALLERAGQALDAARLAPDAEQVAQASLAVARAKVLTTEIAIEASNKLFELGGTRSTLRAHNFDRHWRNARVHTLHDPVRWKYHVVGNWLLNGVKPPRHDWS, encoded by the coding sequence ATGCCTGCCTTGCCTGAATCCGCCGCGTACCCCATCCATGCCCCCGCCGCCCATGTGATTCGCGATGCCGCCGAGGCGCTGGCGGTGGCCGAGCGGGTCGCCGCGGCCCTGCTGGAAGGCGCTGCCGAGCGCGATCGCACGCGCCAGGTGCCGGCGCAGGTGGTCGACCTGTATTCCAACAGCGGCCTGTGGGGCATCAGCGTGCCCCGGGCGTTCGGCGGCGCCGAGGTGTCGCATGCGGTGCTGGCCCGGGTGATTGCGATCATTTCCGCGGCGGACCCGTCGCTGGGACAGATCCCGCAGAACCATTACTGCCTGCTGGAAGACATCCGCCTGCAAGGCACCGCCGAGCAACAGGCGCATTTTTTCGCCCTGGCGCTGCAAGGCCATCGTTTTGCCAATGCGCTGTCGGAAACCGGCGGCAAACATGTGCAAGACATCCAGGCCAGCGTGCGCCGCTACGGCGACGAGTATCGGATCGATGCCCGCAAGGGCTATTGCACCGGCTCGCTGTATGCCCATTGGCTGGCGGTGCTGGCCCTGGACGAAGAGCAGAAGGCCCAGCTGGCGTTCGTCGAACGCGGCACCCCGGGGCTGGTGGTGCTCGACGACTGGGACAGCATGGGCCAGCGCACCACGTCCAGCGGCACGGTGCTGACGCAGGACCTGCGTGTCCCGGCGTTCAACCTGTTCCCGACCTATCGCTCCTATGAAACCCCGACCCTGGCCGGGCCCTTCGCCCAGTTGACCACGGCCGCCATCGACGCCGGCATCGCTCGCGCCGCCCTGCGCGACACCATCGCTTTCGTGCAGCAACACGCCCGCCCGTGGATCGACGCCGGGGTGGACAAGGCCAGCGAAGACCCGCTGACCATCATCCAGGTCGGCGCCCTGGACATTCGCCTGGAGGCCGCCGAAGCCCTGCTCGAACGCGCCGGGCAGGCACTGGACGCAGCACGCCTGGCGCCGGATGCGGAGCAGGTGGCGCAGGCATCGCTGGCGGTGGCCCGGGCCAAGGTGCTGACCACGGAGATCGCCATCGAGGCGAGCAACAAGCTGTTCGAGCTGGGCGGCACCCGTTCGACCCTGAGGGCGCACAACTTCGATCGCCACTGGCGCAATGCCCGGGTGCACACCCTGCACGATCCGGTGCGCTGGAAGTATCACGTGGTCGGCAACTGGCTGCTCAACGGGGTCAAGCCGCCGCGTCACGACTGGTCCTGA
- the soxR gene encoding redox-sensitive transcriptional activator SoxR — translation MLKQDSVHKELTVGQVAARSGVAVTALHFYESKGLIKSNRNPGNQRRYPREVLRRVALIKVAQRLGIPLAEIGSALQQLPDHRAPSAADWQRLSQQWSRELDERIKQLTLLRDRLDGCIGCGCLSMEACPLRNQGDVLGERGPGAQLLESD, via the coding sequence ATGCTCAAACAGGACAGCGTCCACAAGGAACTCACCGTCGGCCAAGTGGCCGCCCGCAGCGGCGTGGCGGTCACCGCCCTGCACTTCTATGAAAGCAAGGGCCTGATCAAGAGCAACCGCAACCCCGGCAACCAGCGCCGCTATCCGCGGGAAGTGTTGCGCCGGGTGGCCTTGATCAAGGTGGCGCAGCGCCTGGGCATTCCCCTGGCGGAAATCGGCAGCGCCCTGCAACAGCTGCCGGACCACCGGGCGCCGAGCGCCGCGGACTGGCAGCGCCTCTCGCAACAATGGAGCCGGGAGCTGGACGAGCGGATCAAGCAGCTGACCCTGCTGCGCGACCGCCTCGACGGTTGCATCGGCTGCGGCTGCCTGTCGATGGAAGCCTGCCCGCTGCGCAACCAGGGCGACGTCCTGGGCGAACGCGGCCCGGGCGCACAGTTGCTGGAAAGCGACTGA
- a CDS encoding metal ABC transporter substrate-binding protein: MPIPSQRRPFLRVLLVSLLALLLSPLATADQAKRLRIGITLHPYYSYVANIVGDKADVVPLIPAGFNPHAYEPRAEDIKRIGTLDVIVLNGVGHDDFADRMIEASERPDIPVIEANQNVPLLAATGIAARGAGKVVNPHTFLSISASIAQVNNIARELGTLDPANAKTYTQNARAYGKRLRQMRAEALAKLTQAPNADLRVATVHAAYDYLLREFGLEVTAVVEPAHGIEPSPSQLKKTIDQLRELDVKVIFSEMDFPSTYVDTIQRESGVKLYPLSHISYGDYSAEKYEKEMKGNLDTVVRAIQEAGA, encoded by the coding sequence ATGCCTATTCCATCTCAACGCCGCCCGTTCCTGCGGGTGCTGCTGGTCAGCCTGCTCGCCCTGTTGCTCAGCCCGCTCGCCACGGCCGACCAAGCCAAGCGCCTGCGGATCGGCATCACCCTGCATCCTTATTACAGCTACGTGGCGAACATAGTCGGCGACAAGGCCGACGTGGTGCCGCTGATTCCCGCCGGCTTCAACCCGCACGCCTATGAACCCCGCGCCGAAGACATCAAGCGCATCGGCACCCTGGACGTGATCGTGCTCAACGGCGTGGGCCACGACGATTTCGCCGACCGCATGATCGAGGCCAGCGAGCGCCCGGACATCCCGGTGATCGAGGCCAACCAGAACGTGCCGCTGCTGGCCGCCACCGGCATCGCCGCGCGCGGCGCCGGCAAGGTGGTCAACCCGCATACCTTCCTGTCCATCAGCGCCTCCATCGCCCAGGTCAACAACATCGCCCGCGAGCTGGGCACGCTGGACCCGGCCAACGCCAAGACCTACACCCAGAACGCCCGCGCCTACGGCAAGCGCCTGCGGCAGATGCGCGCCGAAGCCCTGGCCAAGCTGACCCAGGCGCCCAACGCCGACCTGCGGGTGGCCACGGTGCACGCCGCCTACGATTACCTGCTGCGCGAGTTCGGCCTGGAAGTCACCGCGGTGGTCGAGCCGGCCCATGGCATCGAGCCCAGCCCGAGCCAGTTGAAGAAGACCATCGACCAACTGCGCGAGCTGGACGTCAAGGTGATCTTCTCCGAGATGGATTTCCCCTCCACCTACGTCGACACCATCCAGCGCGAGTCCGGGGTCAAGCTGTACCCGCTGTCGCACATTTCCTATGGCGACTACAGCGCCGAGAAATACGAAAAGGAAATGAAGGGCAACCTCGACACCGTGGTCCGCGCCATCCAGGAGGCCGGCGCATGA
- a CDS encoding metal ABC transporter ATP-binding protein, which produces MTALHSLARGPSIEFDRVGLTLGRTTILDDVSFKVQPGTVHALVGPNGGGKSSLIKTLLGQTPHQGQLRLHWPGEPGVIGYVPQALEFDRGLPMTVDDFMAAMCQRRPAFLGLSRHYATAIGEALERVGMQDKRKRRMGALSGGERQRVLLAQGLIPAPHLLVLDEPMSALDEAGIQVFERLLGDWRQAGITLLWIEHDLEAVGRLADRVTGLHRRVLFDAQPQQALTPERLLTLFSTHPRTAQPVSGSLA; this is translated from the coding sequence ATGACCGCCCTGCACAGCCTGGCCCGCGGCCCGTCCATCGAGTTCGACCGGGTCGGCCTGACCCTGGGCCGTACCACCATCCTCGACGATGTCAGCTTCAAGGTGCAGCCCGGCACCGTGCATGCCCTGGTCGGCCCCAACGGCGGCGGCAAGAGCTCGCTGATCAAGACCTTGCTCGGGCAGACGCCCCACCAGGGCCAGTTGCGCCTGCACTGGCCCGGCGAGCCGGGGGTGATCGGCTATGTGCCGCAGGCCCTGGAATTCGACCGCGGCCTGCCGATGACCGTCGACGACTTCATGGCCGCCATGTGCCAGCGACGCCCGGCGTTCCTCGGCCTCAGCCGGCATTACGCCACGGCCATCGGCGAGGCCCTGGAACGGGTCGGCATGCAGGACAAGCGCAAGCGGCGCATGGGCGCCCTGTCCGGCGGCGAACGCCAGCGCGTGCTGCTGGCCCAGGGCCTGATTCCGGCGCCGCACCTGCTGGTGCTCGACGAACCCATGTCGGCCCTCGACGAGGCCGGCATCCAGGTGTTCGAGCGCCTGCTCGGCGACTGGCGCCAGGCCGGCATCACCCTGCTGTGGATCGAGCACGACCTGGAAGCGGTCGGCCGCCTGGCGGACCGGGTCACCGGCCTGCACCGCCGGGTGCTGTTCGATGCCCAGCCGCAACAGGCGCTGACCCCGGAGCGCCTGTTGACGCTGTTTTCCACCCATCCGCGCACTGCGCAACCGGTCAGCGGGAGCCTTGCCTGA
- a CDS encoding methionine ABC transporter permease, whose translation MAELLRNIYWADIGQACLDTLGMLGAALGFTVLLGLPLGVLLFLTGKRQLHESMGVYRVLSVLVNMLRSLPFIILLIVLIPLTTLLVGTSLGVPGTIPPLVVGCTPFFARLVETALREVDRGVVEATQAMGGSTWQIIRHTLLPEARGGLLAAVTVTAIVLVDYTAMAGVIGGGGLGDLAIRYGYQRFQTDVMVVTVVLLLVLVQALQMTGDRLVARYSRR comes from the coding sequence ATGGCCGAACTGCTGCGCAACATTTATTGGGCCGACATCGGCCAGGCCTGCCTCGACACCCTGGGCATGCTCGGCGCGGCCCTGGGCTTTACCGTGCTGCTGGGACTGCCGCTGGGGGTGCTGCTGTTTCTCACCGGCAAGCGCCAGTTGCACGAATCCATGGGCGTGTACCGGGTGCTGTCGGTGCTGGTGAACATGCTGCGTTCGCTGCCGTTCATCATCTTGCTGATCGTGCTGATCCCGCTGACCACCCTGCTGGTGGGCACCTCGCTGGGCGTACCGGGGACCATCCCGCCGCTGGTGGTGGGATGCACGCCGTTCTTCGCCCGGCTGGTGGAAACCGCGCTGCGCGAGGTCGATCGCGGCGTGGTGGAGGCGACCCAGGCCATGGGCGGCAGCACCTGGCAGATCATTCGTCACACCCTGCTACCCGAAGCCCGCGGCGGCCTGCTGGCGGCGGTCACGGTGACGGCCATCGTGCTGGTGGATTACACCGCCATGGCCGGGGTGATCGGTGGCGGCGGGCTCGGGGACCTGGCGATCCGCTATGGCTACCAGCGTTTCCAGACCGATGTGATGGTGGTCACCGTGGTGCTTCTGCTGGTGCTGGTGCAGGCCCTGCAAATGACCGGCGACCGCCTGGTGGCGCGCTACAGCCGGCGCTGA
- a CDS encoding antibiotic biosynthesis monooxygenase, with protein MHAIEQNRSFTQLIEFDIEPHQQAGLVAALSEQTERLAQGYPGFLNASVLVSDDGRRVLNYLQWQTREAGEAAFQGFENGEQDFWQLIRTYQARTVTFGSFQVVRSIERSPDNALHCRLAS; from the coding sequence ATGCACGCGATCGAGCAAAACCGCAGCTTCACGCAATTGATCGAATTCGACATCGAACCTCATCAACAAGCCGGCCTGGTGGCGGCGCTGTCCGAACAGACCGAGCGCCTGGCCCAGGGCTATCCGGGGTTCCTGAATGCCAGTGTGCTGGTCAGCGACGATGGCCGGCGGGTGCTCAATTACCTGCAATGGCAGACCCGGGAGGCCGGCGAGGCGGCGTTCCAGGGGTTCGAGAACGGGGAGCAGGACTTCTGGCAGCTGATCCGCACCTACCAGGCCAGGACCGTGACCTTTGGTTCGTTCCAGGTGGTGCGCAGCATCGAACGCAGCCCGGACAACGCGCTGCACTGTCGCCTGGCCAGCTAG